In Gemmobacter fulvus, a single window of DNA contains:
- a CDS encoding LysR family transcriptional regulator: MRLDHLRYFIEAARSGSISAAARNVRLAQPAFSAHIRMLEQELGLPLLERSTKGVTLTEAGARLYEGALSLFRHVDQVREETVNASSSLTGEVRVVLAASAAPLLAGQLYWAVRQAHPQIKLVILDLLRVESDTLVTSRQVDFGLLPNVSTLVGAASEPVLAQDLYLVGRNRPEGAGEVIDFAALQSVPLVMGGRKNQLRIELEHTAARIGHRLNVVVEQDSLSVFRSIALSGAAYTVVPYSAFAMEIEAGLLVASRIVNPGIERTLSFVWHEFSELSLSARAVKDVFRGLVQTVVERNQMRGRLLLPG, from the coding sequence ATGCGGCTGGACCATCTGAGATACTTCATCGAGGCCGCGCGCAGTGGCAGCATCTCGGCCGCCGCCCGCAATGTCCGTCTGGCGCAGCCCGCCTTCTCGGCGCATATCCGTATGCTGGAGCAGGAACTGGGTCTGCCCTTGCTGGAGCGCAGCACCAAGGGTGTTACCCTGACCGAGGCGGGCGCGCGGCTTTATGAGGGCGCGCTGTCGCTGTTCCGGCATGTCGATCAGGTGCGCGAAGAAACGGTGAATGCCTCCTCCAGCCTGACGGGCGAGGTGCGCGTGGTGCTGGCCGCCTCGGCGGCGCCCCTGCTGGCGGGGCAGCTTTATTGGGCGGTGCGGCAGGCGCATCCGCAGATCAAGCTTGTGATCCTTGATCTGCTGCGCGTCGAAAGCGATACGCTCGTTACCTCGCGGCAGGTGGATTTCGGCTTGCTGCCCAATGTCTCGACCCTTGTCGGTGCCGCCTCGGAACCCGTGCTGGCGCAGGATCTGTATCTTGTCGGGCGCAACCGGCCAGAGGGCGCGGGCGAGGTGATCGACTTTGCCGCGCTTCAGAGCGTGCCCTTGGTGATGGGGGGCCGCAAGAACCAGCTGCGCATTGAACTGGAACATACTGCCGCCCGCATCGGCCATCGGCTCAATGTGGTGGTGGAGCAGGACTCGCTGTCGGTGTTCCGCAGCATCGCGCTGAGCGGAGCCGCCTATACGGTTGTGCCCTATTCGGCCTTCGCCATGGAAATCGAGGCCGGGCTTCTGGTTGCCTCGCGCATCGTCAACCCAGGCATCGAACGCACGCTGTCTTTCGTCTGGCACGAATTTTCAGAGCTTTCGCTGTCTGCCCGCGCCGTGAAAGATGTCTTTCGCGGCTTGGTGCAGACGGTGGTGGAACGCAATCAGATGCGCGGCAGGTTGCTGTTGCCCGGCTGA
- the bla gene encoding class A beta-lactamase, which produces MQILLSLPFMAALALALPLQAETVTEAAMAVEADLGGRVGTLLRAPGAAPLAAWQADDRFPLSSTFKAPLCGAVLARVDAGSEQMDRVIPYTAQDLVSHSPVTETRAGKGMRVADLCAATITLSDNTAANLLLDTVGGPEGFTGFLRSIGDMTTRLDRQETAPNEALPKDQRDTTTPRAMTDTLEALLFSGILSTESRTQLESWMQQDQVAGALIRASLPEGWTIADKTGAGGHGARSIVAVIRTPDGTPWLAAIYLADNSADMDSRNRAIARIGAAMVEEIRAN; this is translated from the coding sequence ATGCAGATCCTTCTTTCCCTTCCGTTTATGGCAGCGCTGGCACTGGCGCTGCCGCTACAGGCAGAAACCGTGACCGAGGCCGCCATGGCCGTTGAAGCCGACCTGGGCGGCCGCGTCGGCACGCTGCTGCGCGCGCCGGGGGCAGCACCGCTTGCCGCATGGCAGGCGGATGACCGTTTTCCGCTGTCCAGCACCTTCAAGGCCCCGCTCTGCGGCGCGGTGCTGGCGCGTGTGGATGCGGGCAGCGAACAGATGGACCGCGTGATCCCCTACACCGCGCAGGATCTGGTCAGCCATTCGCCCGTCACCGAAACGCGCGCGGGCAAGGGGATGCGCGTGGCCGATCTCTGTGCCGCGACCATCACGCTCAGCGACAATACCGCCGCCAACCTGCTGCTGGACACGGTGGGCGGTCCCGAAGGGTTCACCGGATTCCTGCGTTCCATCGGTGATATGACCACCCGGCTGGATCGCCAGGAAACCGCGCCGAACGAAGCTCTGCCCAAGGACCAGCGCGACACGACCACGCCGCGCGCGATGACCGACACGCTGGAGGCGCTGCTGTTCTCGGGCATCCTCAGCACCGAGTCCCGCACGCAACTGGAAAGCTGGATGCAGCAGGATCAGGTCGCAGGCGCGCTGATCCGCGCCAGCCTGCCCGAAGGCTGGACCATCGCCGACAAGACCGGCGCGGGCGGGCACGGCGCGCGCTCCATCGTGGCCGTGATCCGCACGCCGGACGGCACGCCCTGGCTCGCGGCCATCTATCTGGCCGACAACAGTGCAGACATGGACAGCCGCAACCGCGCCATCGCCCGGATCGGGGCGGCAATGGTGGAGGAGATCCGCGCGAACTGA
- a CDS encoding tripartite tricarboxylate transporter TctB family protein produces MALSSSPSRRQGELGFATVLLAVAGLCFIKAAAYPGASGTYPKVLSILLGIGALLAILRALRQTDAESHVPLVTNPGRCLLGFAALAIYVGAIDLLGYILPSFALVLLLPLLLGYRDLRMTLLSAAGGLSFILLVFAVILERPLPADLFDPVLEMLR; encoded by the coding sequence GTGGCGCTGAGTTCCTCCCCCTCCCGGCGCCAGGGAGAGCTGGGCTTTGCGACGGTGCTTCTTGCCGTCGCGGGCCTGTGCTTCATCAAGGCCGCCGCCTATCCGGGTGCCAGCGGCACCTATCCGAAAGTGCTGTCGATCCTGCTGGGCATAGGGGCCTTGCTGGCAATTCTGCGGGCGCTGCGCCAGACGGATGCCGAAAGTCACGTGCCGCTTGTCACCAATCCGGGGCGCTGTCTGCTCGGCTTTGCGGCACTGGCGATCTATGTCGGGGCCATTGACCTGTTGGGTTATATCCTGCCGAGCTTTGCGCTGGTGCTGCTGCTGCCCCTGCTGCTTGGCTACCGCGATCTGCGCATGACACTGCTGTCAGCGGCGGGCGGGCTGAGCTTCATCCTGCTGGTTTTTGCCGTTATCCTTGAACGCCCGCTGCCTGCGGATCTGTTCGACCCGGTGCTGGAGATGCTGCGATGA
- a CDS encoding LysR family transcriptional regulator codes for MDRPDLPLNGLRAFEVAARQGSFTRAAIELRVTQAAVSQQIQRLEDLLGLTLFTRASTGLMLTDEGAALHPVLTRNLDEIGALLDRMRDGRYQETLHLGVVTTFAVGWLIERLPGFQASHPGISLRVFTNNNRIDIAKEGLHMAIRFGEGNWPGLEAMPGIAAPMSPLCSPALAQNLHRPEDLARLPLLRSYRADEWPRWFAAAGAACPDVQGPILDSSIAMADLAAAGLGVALLPVPMFARQMAAGQLCRPFATEVQAGRYWLTWPRAKPPSVGMRMFRDWLRAEGG; via the coding sequence ATGGATCGCCCCGACCTTCCGTTGAACGGCCTGCGCGCCTTTGAAGTGGCGGCCCGTCAGGGCAGCTTTACCCGCGCTGCCATCGAGTTGCGCGTGACCCAGGCCGCTGTCAGCCAGCAGATCCAGCGGCTTGAGGATCTGCTGGGTCTGACCCTGTTCACCCGCGCCTCGACCGGGTTGATGCTGACGGATGAGGGGGCGGCGCTGCATCCGGTGCTGACCCGCAACCTTGATGAAATCGGCGCCTTGCTGGACCGGATGCGCGACGGGCGCTATCAGGAAACGCTGCATCTGGGCGTTGTGACCACCTTCGCCGTCGGCTGGCTGATCGAACGGCTGCCGGGGTTTCAGGCCAGCCATCCGGGCATCAGTCTGCGGGTGTTCACCAACAACAACCGCATCGACATCGCCAAAGAGGGGCTGCACATGGCCATCCGCTTTGGCGAGGGCAATTGGCCGGGGCTGGAGGCCATGCCGGGCATTGCCGCACCGATGAGCCCGCTGTGCAGCCCCGCGCTGGCGCAGAATCTGCACCGGCCCGAAGATCTGGCGCGGCTGCCGCTGTTGCGGTCTTACCGCGCCGATGAATGGCCGCGCTGGTTTGCGGCAGCGGGGGCGGCGTGCCCGGATGTGCAGGGGCCGATCCTCGATTCCTCCATCGCGATGGCGGATCTTGCGGCGGCGGGCTTGGGCGTTGCGCTGTTGCCGGTGCCGATGTTTGCCCGGCAGATGGCTGCGGGGCAGCTGTGCCGCCCCTTTGCCACCGAAGTGCAGGCGGGCCGCTATTGGCTGACCTGGCCGCGCGCAAAGCCGCCCAGCGTCGGTATGCGCATGTTCCGCGACTGGTTGCGCGCCGAGGGCGGATAG
- a CDS encoding uroporphyrinogen decarboxylase family protein, with product MQYSAAIRSIFGTKPGAAPLFSFWSHFPDADLDAEALAEATVAFQRRFDLDFVKTAPNGMYAVEDLGVRVDFSEVPRGGVATVVETPYDAPEAWARLPEPDLTRGALARELHALRLMRAAMPGVPIVFTVFSPMTIAAKLSRGRIHAQIAARVSIDAVHIALDRIARSVSALSQAALAAGADGVFFAHQDTGRHLLSYDDFCEFVAPYDIEALIGAQQGRFNILHVHGEQIRFRAIQDYPVHALNWHNWETRPSTAAGMLTSGKCIVGGVDRWSITQNDVPAVQRQILETIRAVRGHGDLIIAPSCAIRAGFSEQTMHAVRDFVRGLGETGTAQNEAAA from the coding sequence ATGCAATACAGCGCAGCGATCCGCAGCATTTTTGGCACCAAACCCGGCGCGGCCCCGCTGTTTTCGTTCTGGAGCCATTTTCCCGACGCCGATCTTGACGCCGAGGCGCTGGCCGAAGCGACGGTGGCCTTCCAGCGCCGGTTTGATCTGGATTTTGTCAAGACCGCGCCCAACGGCATGTATGCCGTCGAAGATCTGGGCGTGCGGGTCGATTTTTCCGAGGTGCCGCGCGGCGGCGTCGCCACGGTGGTGGAAACCCCCTATGACGCGCCGGAGGCCTGGGCCCGGCTGCCGGAACCCGATCTGACGCGCGGCGCGCTGGCCCGCGAATTGCACGCGCTGCGGCTGATGCGGGCGGCCATGCCCGGCGTGCCGATTGTCTTTACCGTGTTCAGCCCGATGACCATCGCGGCCAAGCTGAGCCGTGGCAGGATCCACGCGCAAATCGCAGCGCGCGTGTCGATCGACGCGGTGCATATCGCGCTGGACCGGATCGCGCGCAGTGTCAGCGCGCTGTCACAGGCGGCCCTTGCTGCCGGGGCGGATGGGGTGTTTTTCGCACATCAGGATACCGGGCGGCATCTGCTGTCTTACGATGATTTCTGCGAATTCGTGGCCCCCTATGACATCGAGGCGCTGATCGGCGCGCAGCAGGGCCGCTTCAACATCCTGCATGTGCATGGCGAACAGATCCGCTTTCGCGCGATTCAGGATTATCCGGTGCACGCCCTCAACTGGCACAATTGGGAAACCCGGCCCAGCACCGCCGCAGGGATGCTGACATCGGGCAAATGTATCGTGGGCGGGGTGGATCGCTGGTCCATCACGCAAAACGATGTGCCCGCCGTGCAGCGGCAAATTCTGGAAACCATTCGCGCGGTGCGCGGGCATGGCGATCTCATCATTGCGCCAAGCTGCGCCATCCGCGCCGGATTTTCCGAGCAGACCATGCATGCCGTGCGCGATTTCGTCCGGGGACTGGGCGAAACCGGCACCGCGCAAAACGAAGCGGCCGCGTGA
- a CDS encoding aspartate aminotransferase family protein: MLANSLIELDRAHLVHPVASWRGHEKAGVRMLTSAKGATVTDAAGQTLIDGFAGLWCVNAGYGQDSVIEAATRQLRDLPYATGYFGLGSEPPIRLAARLADHAPGDLDHVYFTLGGSDAVDSTVRFARYYWNARGLPQKDQFLSLEQGYHGSSTVGAGLTALPVFHAGFGLPMDWQHKIPSHYTYRNPAGSNPAAVTAASVAQLRAKVAEVGGPDRVAAFYAEPIQGSGGVLVPPAGWMKAMRDVCTELDILFIADEVITGFGRTGPMFACTEDGIVPDMLTCAKGLTSGYVPMGAVILSDRMYQVIADHAGAAAIGHGFTYSAHPVSAAVGLAVLDLYEGGLLDNGRRMGARLQAGLAGLADHPLVGDVRGRGMLAAVELVTDKALKTPLPAAALPAQRIFDRAWNNGLVIRAFGNGVLGYAPPLCCTEAEIDAIVERTRMTLDQTLEDADVRAALR, encoded by the coding sequence ATGCTTGCCAATTCCCTGATCGAACTTGACCGCGCCCATCTGGTTCACCCTGTCGCCTCATGGCGCGGGCATGAAAAGGCCGGGGTGCGGATGCTGACCTCGGCCAAAGGCGCCACGGTCACCGATGCCGCTGGCCAGACGCTGATCGACGGCTTTGCCGGGCTGTGGTGCGTGAATGCCGGCTACGGGCAAGACAGCGTGATCGAGGCTGCCACCCGGCAGCTGCGCGATCTGCCCTATGCCACCGGCTATTTCGGGTTGGGGTCGGAACCGCCGATCCGGCTGGCGGCGCGGCTGGCCGACCATGCGCCGGGCGATCTGGACCATGTCTATTTCACCCTTGGCGGATCGGATGCCGTCGACAGCACCGTGCGCTTTGCCCGGTATTACTGGAACGCGCGGGGACTGCCGCAGAAGGATCAGTTCCTCTCGCTGGAGCAGGGCTATCACGGGTCGTCCACCGTGGGGGCGGGGCTGACGGCGCTGCCGGTGTTCCACGCAGGCTTCGGCCTGCCGATGGACTGGCAGCACAAGATCCCGTCGCATTACACCTATCGCAACCCGGCGGGCAGTAATCCCGCGGCGGTCACCGCGGCGTCGGTGGCGCAGCTGCGCGCCAAGGTGGCCGAGGTCGGCGGGCCGGACCGGGTCGCGGCCTTCTATGCAGAGCCGATCCAGGGGTCGGGCGGCGTGCTGGTGCCGCCTGCGGGCTGGATGAAGGCGATGCGCGATGTCTGCACCGAGCTGGACATCCTGTTCATCGCGGATGAGGTCATCACCGGCTTTGGCCGCACCGGGCCGATGTTTGCCTGCACCGAAGACGGCATCGTGCCGGACATGCTGACCTGCGCCAAGGGGCTGACCTCGGGCTATGTGCCGATGGGGGCGGTGATCCTGTCGGACCGGATGTATCAGGTGATTGCGGATCATGCGGGGGCGGCGGCCATCGGCCATGGCTTCACCTATTCGGCGCATCCGGTCAGCGCGGCGGTGGGGCTGGCGGTGCTGGACCTGTATGAAGGCGGACTGCTGGACAACGGGCGCCGGATGGGCGCGCGGCTGCAAGCAGGGCTGGCAGGGCTGGCCGATCATCCGCTGGTCGGCGATGTGCGCGGGCGCGGCATGCTGGCGGCGGTGGAACTTGTCACCGACAAGGCGCTGAAGACGCCGCTGCCCGCCGCCGCCCTGCCCGCACAGCGCATCTTTGATCGCGCCTGGAACAACGGGCTGGTAATCCGCGCCTTTGGCAATGGCGTGCTGGGCTATGCGCCGCCGCTGTGCTGCACCGAGGCAGAGATCGACGCGATTGTGGAGCGCACACGGATGACACTGGACCAGACGCTGGAAGATGCCGATGTGCGGGCGGCGCTGCGCTGA
- a CDS encoding tripartite tricarboxylate transporter substrate binding protein, with amino-acid sequence MKTTNLLLGFALAATIGQPALADYPEKPIEMIVAFAPGGGTDVAARSIAMFMEKHLGNGASIAVINKPGAGGEIGWTALSTAEPDGYTIGMINPPSFVALAVEGKAKYTMDDFQTIGNIVLDPGILVVGKDSPYETLPALVEASKAAPGAIVVGTSGAAGSSEHIGILNLNRSAGTSFTPAFFGSTAPVRQALLGGHIPAATMNLSEALPLVRSGDIRLLGVMSPERSAYLPDAPTFKEQGFDLIVTASRGLAAPAGTPPEMVEKLQMALKAAMEDPEYLKTAQEAEIPLAYLDAPSYRALIDRITDELAETWKVTPWR; translated from the coding sequence ATGAAAACCACAAACCTGCTTCTTGGTTTTGCCCTTGCGGCAACCATCGGCCAGCCCGCACTGGCAGACTATCCCGAAAAGCCCATCGAGATGATCGTGGCCTTCGCCCCCGGCGGCGGCACCGATGTGGCCGCGCGCTCCATCGCCATGTTCATGGAAAAGCATCTGGGCAATGGTGCCTCGATTGCCGTCATCAACAAGCCGGGGGCGGGTGGCGAAATCGGCTGGACCGCCCTGTCGACCGCCGAACCCGATGGGTATACCATCGGCATGATCAACCCGCCTTCGTTCGTGGCGCTGGCGGTCGAGGGCAAGGCGAAATACACGATGGATGATTTTCAAACCATCGGGAACATCGTGCTGGATCCCGGAATTCTGGTTGTCGGCAAGGACAGCCCCTATGAGACGCTGCCCGCGCTGGTCGAGGCCTCGAAAGCAGCACCTGGGGCCATCGTGGTCGGCACTTCGGGGGCGGCGGGGTCTTCCGAACATATCGGCATCCTGAACCTGAACCGCTCGGCGGGCACCAGCTTCACCCCGGCCTTCTTCGGTTCCACAGCGCCGGTGCGGCAGGCCCTGCTGGGCGGCCATATCCCGGCAGCGACGATGAACCTGTCGGAAGCGCTGCCGCTGGTGCGCAGCGGCGACATCCGCCTGCTGGGCGTCATGTCGCCCGAACGGTCGGCCTATCTGCCGGATGCGCCAACCTTCAAGGAACAGGGGTTCGACCTGATCGTGACCGCCTCGCGCGGGCTGGCTGCCCCGGCAGGCACCCCGCCCGAAATGGTCGAAAAGCTGCAAATGGCGCTGAAGGCCGCGATGGAAGACCCCGAATATCTGAAAACCGCGCAAGAGGCGGAAATCCCGCTGGCCTATCTGGATGCGCCCTCCTACCGCGCGCTGATTGACCGCATCACCGACGAGCTGGCCGAAACCTGGAAGGTGACCCCGTGGCGCTGA
- a CDS encoding cryptochrome/photolyase family protein has product MPKTRHLRLVLGDQLTRGLASLTDLDPAQDVVLMVEVAAEAQYVPHHKQKIAFLLSAMRHFAETLRAEGITVDYVLLDDPANSHSFGGELARAVARHAPSGIVLTEPGEWRVWQMMQGWADALSLPVEIRADDRFFCTRGDFAALTKARKTGRMEFFYRQIRRRTGILMQGQVPQGGQWNFDADNRKPLPRGLRPPARLRFAPDALTRSVLDLVAARFGHHFGDLEPFGWAVTRDAALQALDHFIATCLPRFGDYQDAMKAGEDFLFHSLISPYLNCGLLTAREVCARAEAAFQAGAVPINAAEGFIRQILGWREFVRGIYWTEMPAYAQSNHLNAQRDLPGFYWTGDTPMRCMAECIGTTRRTAYAHHIQRLMITGNFALLAGVAPAQIEDWYLAVYADAFEWVELPNVHGMVMHADGGRLGSKPYAASGAYINRMSDYCPGCAFDPKQKLGARACPFNYLYWNFLIENEATLARNPRMALPYRTLAKMPADQRQAIIHASAQFLAGQAGWSPPAQLRLDDGW; this is encoded by the coding sequence ATGCCAAAGACGCGGCACTTGCGCCTTGTTCTGGGCGATCAGCTGACACGGGGCCTTGCCTCATTGACCGACCTCGATCCGGCGCAGGATGTGGTGCTGATGGTCGAGGTGGCTGCAGAGGCGCAGTATGTGCCGCATCACAAGCAGAAGATTGCCTTCCTTCTGTCGGCGATGCGCCATTTTGCCGAAACGCTGCGCGCCGAGGGGATCACGGTCGATTACGTCCTCTTGGACGATCCTGCGAACAGCCACAGCTTTGGCGGCGAACTGGCCCGCGCCGTTGCCCGCCATGCGCCCTCGGGCATCGTGCTCACCGAACCCGGCGAATGGCGGGTGTGGCAGATGATGCAGGGCTGGGCCGACGCCCTGTCGCTGCCGGTGGAGATCCGAGCCGATGACAGATTCTTTTGTACGCGGGGCGACTTTGCCGCCCTGACCAAGGCCCGCAAGACCGGACGGATGGAGTTCTTCTACCGCCAGATACGCCGCCGCACCGGGATCCTGATGCAGGGGCAGGTGCCGCAGGGCGGGCAATGGAACTTTGATGCCGACAATCGCAAACCCTTGCCGCGCGGCCTGCGTCCGCCTGCGCGGCTGCGGTTTGCCCCGGACGCCCTCACCCGCAGCGTGCTGGATCTGGTGGCAGCGCGGTTCGGGCACCATTTTGGCGATCTGGAGCCATTTGGCTGGGCCGTGACCCGCGATGCGGCGCTTCAGGCGCTGGATCACTTCATCGCCACCTGCCTGCCGCGTTTTGGAGACTATCAGGATGCGATGAAGGCGGGCGAGGACTTCCTGTTCCACAGCCTGATCTCGCCCTATCTGAACTGCGGGCTGCTGACCGCACGCGAGGTCTGCGCCCGTGCCGAAGCCGCGTTTCAGGCGGGCGCTGTGCCGATCAATGCTGCCGAGGGGTTCATCCGTCAGATCCTGGGCTGGCGCGAATTCGTGCGTGGCATCTACTGGACCGAAATGCCCGCCTATGCGCAGAGCAACCACCTGAATGCCCAGCGTGATTTGCCCGGCTTCTATTGGACGGGTGACACGCCGATGCGCTGCATGGCGGAGTGTATTGGCACCACCCGCCGCACCGCCTATGCCCATCACATCCAGCGGCTGATGATCACCGGCAATTTTGCGCTGCTGGCCGGGGTTGCCCCTGCGCAGATCGAGGACTGGTATCTGGCCGTCTATGCCGATGCCTTTGAATGGGTGGAATTGCCGAATGTGCATGGCATGGTGATGCACGCGGATGGCGGGCGGCTGGGGTCAAAGCCCTATGCGGCCTCGGGCGCTTATATAAACCGCATGTCGGATTACTGCCCCGGCTGCGCCTTTGATCCAAAGCAAAAGCTCGGCGCACGCGCCTGCCCCTTCAATTATCTCTACTGGAATTTCCTGATCGAGAACGAGGCCACCTTGGCTCGCAACCCACGCATGGCCTTGCCTTATCGGACCCTGGCGAAGATGCCCGCAGACCAGAGGCAGGCCATCATCCACGCTTCGGCGCAGTTTCTGGCGGGGCAGGCGGGCTGGTCGCCGCCTGCACAGCTGCGGCTGGATGACGGCTGGTAA
- a CDS encoding 2-hydroxyacid dehydrogenase — protein MAVLYLSDSLRGAVFQTAFAAALPDMPFHIGQAPDPLAVRYLVTWTVPEDLAARFPNLRLIISVGAGVDQFDLAALPPEVGVVRMLEPGIPQQMQEYITLATLALHRDLPAYLGQQRAGLWQAGKNLPAAERRVGVMGLGQLGQAALTALQPFGFPLAGWSRSARQIDGVECFTDLAAFLARTDLLICLLPLTAETEGMLNADLFAKLPRGARLVHAGRGKHLDHVALLEALDSGQISAAVLDVTAPEPLPADHPLWAHPRVILTPHIACQTRAVDGARHVIAAISADLAGQPVPGQIDRSRGY, from the coding sequence ATGGCCGTTCTGTATCTCTCCGATTCCCTGCGCGGTGCGGTGTTTCAGACGGCCTTTGCTGCCGCCCTGCCCGACATGCCCTTCCATATCGGGCAGGCGCCCGATCCGCTGGCGGTGCGCTATCTGGTGACATGGACAGTGCCCGAGGATCTGGCGGCGCGCTTTCCCAATCTGCGGCTGATCATCTCGGTCGGGGCCGGTGTGGATCAGTTCGATCTGGCGGCCCTGCCGCCCGAGGTGGGGGTGGTGCGGATGCTGGAGCCGGGCATTCCGCAGCAGATGCAGGAGTATATCACCCTCGCCACACTGGCGCTGCACCGCGATCTGCCTGCCTATCTGGGCCAGCAGCGCGCGGGGCTGTGGCAGGCCGGAAAGAACCTGCCCGCCGCCGAGCGGCGCGTGGGGGTGATGGGTCTGGGGCAGCTGGGTCAGGCCGCGCTGACGGCGCTTCAACCTTTCGGCTTTCCGCTGGCCGGGTGGAGCCGCAGCGCGCGACAGATCGACGGGGTGGAGTGTTTCACCGATCTGGCGGCGTTTCTGGCCCGCACCGATCTGCTGATCTGCCTGTTGCCGCTGACGGCGGAAACCGAGGGCATGTTGAACGCCGATCTGTTTGCCAAATTGCCGCGCGGCGCGCGGCTGGTCCATGCCGGGCGCGGCAAACACCTGGATCATGTGGCGCTGCTGGAGGCGCTGGACTCGGGCCAGATTTCTGCCGCCGTGCTGGATGTGACCGCGCCAGAGCCATTACCTGCCGATCATCCGCTCTGGGCGCATCCGCGCGTGATCCTGACGCCGCATATCGCTTGCCAGACGCGGGCGGTCGATGGTGCGCGGCATGTCATCGCCGCCATCAGCGCCGATCTGGCAGGGCAGCCGGTGCCGGGGCAGATTGACCGCAGCCGCGGTTACTGA
- a CDS encoding tripartite tricarboxylate transporter permease produces the protein MIDALLSALPHVMDPANLFAVLLGTVAGLLVGALPGLTVTTGLAVLIPLTFGMDPLFALGMMAGMYNGGSYGGAIPAILLRVPGTPASVATLLDGYEMTKQGKAAYALQVAVVSGVIGSALSAVSLIVFAPWLVKVSLMFGPAEYFWVALLGLATVASLLGDDFLKGLMAAILGLLIGTMGTDLATGTERYTFGRLEFADGLDIVVLLTALFAIPPVIQMIETASHQGMPKELLNLRKQGSVLREWRRYLPVWSRSSVIGIIIGILPGAGGSMSCYLAYNDAKRRSSEPETFGKGNPEGVAASECGNGADNAASLIPALSLGIPGSGVAAVILGGLLVHGLRPGPQLFTEHPDVVYGFMLQMLLSAFLLVLVGGLAATRIFGQALRLPHVVLAPLILLFVAIGVYAVNNAMFDLYLLLGIGVFAYVMERLDYPSAPIILGVILGPIAESQLSLALTISGGHPLALVSSPMSIIVVALTVFILSVPLWGMWKARRVTAG, from the coding sequence ATGATCGACGCCCTTCTGAGCGCATTGCCCCATGTGATGGATCCCGCCAACCTGTTTGCCGTTCTGCTGGGCACGGTTGCCGGTCTTCTGGTGGGCGCACTGCCGGGATTGACGGTGACCACGGGCCTTGCCGTGCTGATCCCGCTGACCTTCGGCATGGATCCGCTGTTTGCCCTTGGCATGATGGCGGGCATGTATAACGGCGGCAGTTATGGTGGCGCGATCCCGGCCATTCTGCTGCGGGTGCCCGGCACGCCCGCCTCGGTCGCCACGCTGCTGGATGGTTACGAGATGACCAAACAGGGCAAGGCCGCCTATGCGCTTCAGGTCGCGGTGGTGTCGGGTGTCATCGGATCGGCCCTGTCGGCGGTGTCGCTGATCGTGTTTGCGCCCTGGCTGGTGAAGGTCAGCCTGATGTTCGGACCTGCCGAATATTTCTGGGTGGCCCTTCTCGGCCTTGCCACAGTTGCCTCGCTGCTGGGCGACGACTTCCTGAAAGGCCTGATGGCGGCCATTCTCGGCCTGCTGATCGGCACCATGGGCACCGATCTGGCGACCGGCACCGAACGCTACACCTTTGGCCGGCTGGAGTTTGCCGACGGTCTGGATATCGTGGTGCTGCTGACCGCGCTGTTCGCCATCCCGCCGGTGATCCAGATGATCGAGACGGCAAGCCATCAGGGCATGCCCAAGGAATTGCTGAACCTGCGTAAGCAAGGGTCGGTTCTGCGCGAGTGGCGGCGTTATCTGCCGGTCTGGTCGCGGTCGTCGGTCATCGGCATCATCATCGGCATCCTGCCGGGCGCGGGTGGTTCGATGTCCTGTTATCTGGCCTATAACGATGCCAAGCGCCGCTCGTCCGAGCCGGAGACCTTTGGCAAGGGCAATCCCGAAGGCGTCGCCGCCTCGGAATGTGGCAATGGTGCCGATAACGCGGCCTCGCTGATCCCGGCCCTGTCGCTGGGCATCCCCGGATCCGGTGTGGCGGCGGTCATTCTTGGCGGGTTGCTGGTGCATGGCCTGCGCCCCGGGCCGCAGCTGTTCACCGAACATCCCGATGTGGTCTATGGCTTCATGCTCCAGATGCTGCTGTCGGCCTTCCTGCTGGTGCTGGTGGGTGGATTGGCGGCGACGCGGATCTTTGGTCAGGCCCTGCGCCTGCCGCATGTGGTGCTTGCCCCCCTGATCCTGCTGTTCGTCGCCATCGGCGTCTATGCTGTGAACAATGCGATGTTCGACCTCTATCTGCTGCTGGGCATCGGCGTCTTCGCCTATGTGATGGAACGGCTGGATTACCCCAGCGCCCCGATCATTCTGGGTGTCATCCTTGGCCCGATTGCCGAAAGCCAGTTGTCCCTTGCCCTGACGATTTCGGGCGGCCATCCGCTCGCGCTGGTCTCCTCGCCCATGTCGATCATCGTCGTGGCATTGACAGTGTTCATCCTGAGTGTGCCCCTGTGGGGCATGTGGAAGGCGCGCCGCGTGACGGCAGGCTGA